CAGAGCGTACCCTGGGGGCTTTGGAAAGGTTTCAATGTTGTGACTGGTGTTGCCTTTGCTGGCGGAGCCTATGTGTTAACCTTCATGGTTTACATTCTAGGCCAAGAGAAATATAAACCACTGATTCGGGTAACGGTTCTCAATGGTTTTCTGGCGTATACTTTTTACGCTTTTGCTTTGGTTCTGGATCTTGGCAAACCCTGGAATATCATCAACCCAATCATTGGCAATTCATTTGGCACCAGCAGCATCCTGTTTCTGGTGGCCTGGCATTTTATGCTCTATATCGTTGCGCAAATGGTTGAATTCTCACCAACAGTCGCCGAATGGCTGGGGTCTGAGCGTGCCCGTCGCAACTTGAAACGTCTCACAATTGGAGCAGTAGTTTTCGGGATTACCCTGTCTACACTCCATCAATCAGGCTTGGGAGCCCTGTTTCTCATGGCCAAAGGCAAGATCCATCCACTTTGGTATTCAGAATTTATTCCCACCCTGTTTTTTATTTCCAGTGTCTTTGCTGGTTTAAGTGTGGTGATCTTTCAGGGAAGCATCCTGCAGCGGGTCTTTTCCTATCAGATGGATGAGCATAGTGATGAACGTCATAATGTCATGATCCGTGGTCTTTCTCGGGTCTGTGCACTATCCATGTTCGCTTACTTCTTCCTTAAGATCATCGACATGGTCCACAATCACACGTTAAGCCTCCTGACAACATCTATGGGTGTCTGGTATTTGGTGGAATTGATCGGGTTTGTGCTGATTCCCATGCTCTTGTTTGCGTATGGAGTTCGAATTGGAACACCCAAAATCATCAAGTTGGCATCTATCATGACCATCATAGGAATTGTGTTAAACCGCATGAATATCTCGGTCATCGCCTACCGCTGGGATGAGATTCCACGTTATATCCCAACCTGGATGGAATTTGTGGTAACTATCTCCATCCTGTTTGTCCAGTTCTGGATCTTCCGTTGGGTTCTCCACCGCATGCCGGTATTAAGAACAATGGAATCAATGACGCAAACCGCAAATAGTAAAGGATAATTTTATCATGGAAAGTTTTTTTTATACAAACATGTTCGCCACCAAAGGGATCGAGTACTTATTGATCATCAGCTTCTTCCTGGTTCTCATCCCCTTCTACAATTACTTGAAAGAAGTGGAAGGTCCCCTTTTCTCTCTATCAAAAGTACGTCTGCCAAAAGGCGTCTTCTTTGATAAAACCCATACCTGGGCATATCTGCGATCAGCTGGACAAGTTCAAGTTGGTATCGATGATTTTTTAGCAGCGCTGACGGGTTCTGTCTCAATCAGCCTTATGAAGCAAAGCGGAGAAGTTGTTAAACGGGGGGACCATCTAGCGACGCTGATGGGTGAGGGCAAAAGCCTGAAGATCTATTCACCGGTAAGCGGAACCTTAAAGGCCATCAACCAGAGCGCTCTGAAAAGGTTCAGCAAACGCACCAACAATGATTTTACTCAGAACTGGTTGTTTGATATGGAACCCATGCGTTGGGATCTGGAGAAAACCATGCTTATTCTCGGTGAAAAAGCTCAAACATGGATCCAGAATGAACAGACCCGCCTGCGAGATGTCCTGGCTTTTGCAGAACGTAAATATGATCTGACTGCTCAACCCGTCCTACTCCAGGAGGGAGGCGAGATCACTGATCATGTCCTGGAAACCTTGGCTCCAGAGTTCTGGGAAGAATTTCAGAGCGAATTTATTGATGCCGTAAAAAGCTAAATAATATCAACGAAACGAGGTGTCAGTCTACTCCTTGTGATGGTTTAAACCGACTGACACCTCATTGTACCGAAGCAATATGTCAAACCAAAGAGATTGACATGGACTCACAAAAGTGTATCTGGATGGAAGCTGGAGTTGTAGACTACCAGCTTTGTCCTCTCAAACAAAATTGTGACCTCTGCGATTTTCACAAGGAAATGATCAGAGGTTGCCGAACCCAGTTTTCAGAATCGACATCAGCCAAAATAGGCTTACGCTACCCTGATGACTCCGTTCTCCAATTTCAGCCGGGACTCCAATACCTGGATGGGCATTTCTGGTACAGACGAACTGCGGCAGGTAGACTTCGCCTGGGTATCGATTCATTTCTTTGGCAGCTTTTTTCCTCAATCCAAAAAGTGATCACGCCAAAGAATGGGAGCATCCTGGTTCAGGATCAATGTTTTAGCTGGTTGCTGCTGGAAGGGGGGATAATCTACCTCAAAACACCTATCCAGGGTCAGATCCTGGAAATCAACCCATTTTTTCAAACTGGTGAGATCAAGGATACCCATCTCTATCTAGCTCCGGAAAATGAACTCTGGATTCTGGAATTGGAAGAAAGCGAACAGCAGAAGTATCACAGTCTGAGCAAGGATCAATACTTTGCTCAAGCTGAAGAAGACTGTAACAAATTTCATAAGCTTATCCAGACACCAGGATCCCCAGAGCAGTTTACCCATCCACGAACTTCTCATCTCACTAAAAATGATTTTTCAAAATACCTGCAATCAATCACCGACAATCACGCCTTCATTTGTTAACTGGCATGTATTCTGCATTATTCACTATAACTACTATTTACTAACTCAAGCATAGTAGCTTTGGAGAATAACATGAGCTCACCGCTTAACCAGGCTTCACTGAAACAATATGAACCCCGTTCTTGGAGGAATATCTTCCAAACCCGTTCGCTCTATGGTCATTTGGTTTTCCTTTTGCTCTTTATGTCAGTTTTCCTTTTTGGATTTTTTGCCTGGCTCATTTTTTCAATGTCAAATAACTACCTTGAAGATGTTACCACCCGTTGCGGCAAACGTATGGCTGGCTTGATTAATCAGACCATTCGCAGCAGCATGTTCTCTGAAGATCATGCTGAACTAACCACGGCCATCCGCAAGGTTAAGGAAGTTCCCGGTGTCAGCGCGATCCGAATCTATAATAACCGGGGTGAGGTGAAACATTATACCCTGGGAAACAAAAACGCCTGTCACAAAGACACCTCGAAAATCCCATTTCTAAATCTTCATCACTCAAGTGACTCTCTCTTCCGGGAAATTCATTCAACCTGTGTCCATAGTATTGAAGATGATGGGAATCGCTGTATGATCATCCATGCTCCCATCGTTTCTACACCTGACTGTCGTTCTTCCGGGTGCCATCAGAGCCAGGATCATGCTGAGATTCTGGGCGTCACAGAAATTAAGTTACCTCTGACAGAAATGGATCATGCTCTGAATCGTATTCTTTATGAATATTCCAGTCTGGTGATCATTTTTCTTGTGCTGATCATGGGAACCCTGCTTTTCTTTGTCCAGCGTCGGATCAATCTGCCTCTTAAACGAATTGTGGATACCAGCCGGGCCGTATCAAACGGAAATTTGTCAGTACGGGTAAATTTAAAGTCCGATGACCTGGTTGATATTCACCAGGTCGGATTAGCTCTTAATACCATGTTAGAATCGATCAATCAGAGCAATCATGAGCTGCGTCAATGGTCCAATGAGTTGGAAAATAAAGTTCGGACCAAATCAGAGGATATTGCCCGAAGTCAAAATGAGATTTTTCAGATCGAACGGCTGGCGTCCCTGGGACGGCTTTCATCATCGGTGGCTCACGAGATCAATAATCCTCTGGCTGGCGTGCTTACCTACGCCAAGTTAGTCTCGCGAATTCTACAGGGTCCAGCCCTAACGGATGAAAAGAAGACAGCTATCCTGAAACATCTGGATATGATCCAATCTGAGACCACCCGTTGTGGGCATATCGTGAAAGGCTTGCTTAATTTTTCCAGAGATCGCAGTCACAAATTTGACGTGCTCCAACTGAATGACGTACTTCGGGAAACTCAACAACTTATCCAGCATAGTTTTCAAATATCAGACGTTCGTCTAGTAACAGATTTTTCAGCCGCACGAGATCAGATCCAGGCGAATGGGAACCAGATCATTCAGGCTTGTCTGGCTGTATTGACCAATGCACTGGAAGCAGTCGATGGCGTTGGCGATAATCTGGTCACCTATCGTAGCTATAACCCTGACATGACCCACATTGTCATCGAAATTCGGGACAATGGTATTGGTATTCCAACTGAGGATATTGAACATATTTTTGAACCGTTTTTTTCACGGAAGAAAGAAATGTCCGGGATTGGTTTGGGACTGGCTGTCACCTATGGAATTCTGGAACAACACAATGCCAAGGTAGCCATCGAATCTGCTCCAGGTCTGGGTACCAGCATTAAATTCACATTTGAACTAGCAAACGGGAGTGAACCTGATGAATAAGAATCTTTCCATATTGATTGTCGACGATGAGCTTTCTGTAAGAGATTCACTCTCGAACTGGTTTATTGAAGATGGCTACTCCGTAGATACTGCCGAAGATGCCAAGGTAGCATTAAGAAAGATCGAAGCTTTTAACTTCCACATTATCCTGGTTGACATCAAACTTCCCGGTATGGATGGTCTGGAATTAAACCGACGAATCAAGTCTATCAATGAAGATACTATTGTGATCATCATGACCGCTTTTGCTTCAGTTGATTCAGCTGTTCAAGCCTTGAAGGACGGGGCTTATGATTATGTCTGTAAACCATTTGACCCTGACG
The window above is part of the Candidatus Neomarinimicrobiota bacterium genome. Proteins encoded here:
- the nrfD gene encoding NrfD/PsrC family molybdoenzyme membrane anchor subunit; amino-acid sequence: MSEQILTPPSSYWKFFKSELKPRASLWTVFNIISVPTVLLAAVIIVIRFIYGLGAVSNVTQSVPWGLWKGFNVVTGVAFAGGAYVLTFMVYILGQEKYKPLIRVTVLNGFLAYTFYAFALVLDLGKPWNIINPIIGNSFGTSSILFLVAWHFMLYIVAQMVEFSPTVAEWLGSERARRNLKRLTIGAVVFGITLSTLHQSGLGALFLMAKGKIHPLWYSEFIPTLFFISSVFAGLSVVIFQGSILQRVFSYQMDEHSDERHNVMIRGLSRVCALSMFAYFFLKIIDMVHNHTLSLLTTSMGVWYLVELIGFVLIPMLLFAYGVRIGTPKIIKLASIMTIIGIVLNRMNISVIAYRWDEIPRYIPTWMEFVVTISILFVQFWIFRWVLHRMPVLRTMESMTQTANSKG
- a CDS encoding ATP-binding protein, which translates into the protein MSSPLNQASLKQYEPRSWRNIFQTRSLYGHLVFLLLFMSVFLFGFFAWLIFSMSNNYLEDVTTRCGKRMAGLINQTIRSSMFSEDHAELTTAIRKVKEVPGVSAIRIYNNRGEVKHYTLGNKNACHKDTSKIPFLNLHHSSDSLFREIHSTCVHSIEDDGNRCMIIHAPIVSTPDCRSSGCHQSQDHAEILGVTEIKLPLTEMDHALNRILYEYSSLVIIFLVLIMGTLLFFVQRRINLPLKRIVDTSRAVSNGNLSVRVNLKSDDLVDIHQVGLALNTMLESINQSNHELRQWSNELENKVRTKSEDIARSQNEIFQIERLASLGRLSSSVAHEINNPLAGVLTYAKLVSRILQGPALTDEKKTAILKHLDMIQSETTRCGHIVKGLLNFSRDRSHKFDVLQLNDVLRETQQLIQHSFQISDVRLVTDFSAARDQIQANGNQIIQACLAVLTNALEAVDGVGDNLVTYRSYNPDMTHIVIEIRDNGIGIPTEDIEHIFEPFFSRKKEMSGIGLGLAVTYGILEQHNAKVAIESAPGLGTSIKFTFELANGSEPDE